The region TTGCTTCGAAGTTAGTCAGACAAACAGGATCCACATGCATCAGCAGTCTTGAACAAGCAAATGTTatctcagacagacagcaaaacGCATTGGGTTAAAAAAACGGAGAGCTTTAATTGTATAAGTTGCTGTAGTTTTCGCATTGCGCAGGTGGACTTCACTTCTTGCCAGGCGTCCCCGCTCCCACGTCAGTGCGGGGATAGGTTTGTAGTTTGTGAATATCCTGGGAGAGTCTGCCCAGCACACAAGTGCTTAAGCCGGTGCAGCGCTTAGACATGGGTCTATCCAAGCTgttagagacagagacaaacatgcagaaacagGCTTACACTAACTGTGGCATGCAGATAAATATTGATAATTACATGCATGATgtttttcctaaaatgtcatGCATTTACAGAAAAAGCTATGTTAAATTAACATTTCAAATGCATGCTAACATACCCAACAGGCATATGAATAAATACTGTAGCTGAATTGTCATGCTTTTGTTCAGTTTCGTCATTCTTAATAATGTCTGTCATGCAtgttctctcattttctttgatATCATCATGCTCTCTTCAGTTTTCTGAGCAAGAACACTCTCTGCAAGCACATTAATTAGTACTGaataaatggatgaatgaatgaatcactgTAGTCCATGCACTAAGGGATTATGACAGAGATTAGATTTGCAGGAATTTCACTCTATACCTTGATAATTAATAAACACCAAAGTTGGAGCTGTTGGCCTTACAAACAAAAGTGACTTATATTTTTGCTTGATTGTTACAGTATATTGATTCagtagatagacagatagatatcACACCCTATATTTAAACTCTAAATAATCAGTATCAGAGTTAGCTGTACTAAAACGATGCCTAAAAATATTAAACACCATACCTGTTTCTATCAGCTGTTTGGTGGGCTTGTTCGTCAGAAGTTATCTGCATGAACTCCTTGATGGCCGCGATTAACCTTTGCGCATCATCATTCGATAGTGTGACTCCATCTGACATGGACTCCTCACTAGTtctgaaaatacacattcaGGTAGATTGATCTCTCTGGCTCTACCGCAACATTGGTTTAAAAACCGTGTAACCCGTCCAGATAGATACAAGAGAACAGGATGCAAGCCAAACTTAAAAAATACCTGATGTAATTGTTTCTTGCCAGGAAAATGGCAGTTTTATACATATAAGGATGTCGCGTTAAGACTGGTGATGAAGGTCTCGGCATGCAAAATGAGATATTTCTTTACTTGGTAAATATATTTGATACTTTTAGGACTAATGCTACGACTCTCACCTGGACGGAGCTGCCTGTGAAACACACATCTGGCAAATGATCAGCGCATAAGCAAGAGTCCAGAGTTTCAGCATTGTCATGATTACCTGcggaaaacacattaaattcCAAATGAGGAAAAGTTCAAAgttaaaagttacattttgtgTGACCTGTGTCCACGACATTTTTATCCCACTGAACTGGGCTTTCTCATCTACTGCAGCTATATGAatccactctctccctcttacTCTCCCTTGCTGTTAGAGTCGCTGAACTTGAAGGGGCAGATTGAAGAGTTATTGCCGATATACTGACCCTGGAAGCTTTTCCAGCAActacaacagcagctctgtccATTAGCAGAATTAGCTACAGCCTACCATAGATAGTATAATGTCACCAAACCAGCATCACCCCTCTGTTAGTAACCAGTACAGTTAGCTGACCAGTCTACTCATCAGTCCAAAAGCCATATCATCATATCTGATATTTAACAAAGACAGCATAATTTGCCCCATCAACTAACAAAGCAGTCTATATCTATACTCACCGTCTGATAATAGATCTTCTGGCAATGTAGAATTAAATGGTAGAATCACTTGTGAATCTGCGGAACACTCCCCACAATACAGggttttatatatattcaccATGGGTGTCTGTATTAACTGAGTAAGAACTTGATCACAGTCTATTGGccagtgaaatgttttacctcAAACTGCTGGCCAATCACCAAGTCCTCCATCATTTTACAGCAAGCCAATAAAAGAGCTTGTATGCAAATGACAGCAAAGCACGGTCATTACTGTGCGTGATTCACAAAAAGCTGCCAGGTGTTTGTATCAATTGGTAACATAAACTGTAGTGGAGTCATTCTTTAAGCAGGATAAATGAGactttaataaaataatgagaaagaaGAATCTCTCTGACAGTCAGTGTGTCATGTTTGTGAGAACTAATGTGGCATCAGGGCCAAACTACTGCAAATCCCCTGATATTACAGGGTGTATAATTATGATGGCCAtgaaatttaaatataattcagTCACATAATCCAGTGCTTTTGTGATCTTCAGCCTTTTGTTGCACTCACTGTCTCAAGCTTTTCTGTGTGGCAAGGGGATCGAAGACAAAGTTCTCATTGAAAAGGAAACGGACGTTCCCCCAAGAGCCGCTTCACAGAAAGCTGCTGAATAACACAGAACGACAGCCTGAAAAAATGCAGAACCGAACCAACAACACTGAGACAGTCTAAACAAAATACTTGTATATGCTCATCAATATGCCATCTGCAACCAAGGAATTCGCAGGTCCTGTTGTACCACTGCTGGTCTCTCACGTGTTTCAACATAACATTGCTTCATCAGACAATGATGGCAATTCAGATTCGAAAATAGATTTTAACGTCCTGTGTCTCTGCAACAAGTTCCGTATTGACTTAACCTGGAGATCAGTTTTGATAATgctcattttcatcatttatgtGCGGTTGGATTGAATTATGCCTTTACTTTTTAGTTTAACGTATGGATAAACTAAACCTTCCCACAGGATTCTGCAACGTCCATCCGGTTTCTCAGAGCTAATTACTCGGCTGTTGGTCTCTGGCCATCTTCTAATTCCCCTTATGTAACAATATTGGATGATGTATCATAAAGCATCCTGCCTCCCTGTTATTTTTTGCGTCACGAGGAAGCTCATTAGTGTGGATGAACCTTTTAGTACTATTGAACAGAACTGCAGGCTCTACACCAGAGGCACTAAATTAGCCTCCAAAAGCACCACATGATGTCAAGAAACTGCTTGTGGAGGACTAAAGATTGTGGAGCAAGAGATTccaacaatacacacacaatgattGTTAATTGATTGAGTATCTTGTAGAGAAATTTTAAGTTCATATATGATCTTCTTTTAGGGAACTACTTTTCTCTAGCTTCTCATGCATTGTCCAGCCAGTAGAGTACATTTGTCAGGACAGAAATGTCTTATATCACAGAAGACTTGCAATCTCCAAAGTGAACAGTACTTCTATGTCAGACAAGAAGGATGTCTCTTCCTCCATTACTAGTGCCACATTTAACAAGTTAAGATCTACCTTATACTAGTTTGTGTAAAAATAAGTGATCTCCACGCTGTTTTGGACTCAAGCTGCTCCCAGGCCCTcatacacagcacacagaaatTACATTCCAAGGGGAAAAGTGTTTTGTCAAGAATGCAATTAGCTCACACTGTTCACATTCCCTAATGTTAGGCATGAATTGGTCTGGAAAATTAATTACAACACAGGAGAGCATTCATGACAGAAAGGGCAGCAGTATGGTCACTGCAGTGCTCATCAGTGACGGTCTCAGCTGAGTCAGTGTGAATGCGTCTTTCTCCAGCACCATTCTTAGCTGGGACGCTGCCGCGAAGCTCCGAATAGACTTTCCTCAACACTTTCCATTGTTTGAACATGCAGCGAGAGTTGATAGTCAGCTGAAATTATCCCACAGAACATGAGTATTGTGTACATTTTGGCATTTAAATGGATCATTTGCTATGTGAAATCTGAAATGCAATAAATCAGGAAATACAATATACTCCTCAaagcttttttccccttttgagTTTTCAGGTGCAAGCTGTACAAATGCCATTAGCACCTGCATAAGGGACAATGACATTATAAGCAATTATTAGGTCAGCTGGGAAAAAATGCTCCTAATCCAAGAACAGGGCCTTAATTAGTGAGGAAGAGGGACCCTGAGGATTttgtattgaaaaataaaaaccagttTTTTGTGAAACCTAAATTTTACAATATTGTTTGGGGAAAGAAGCCATCTAAGCAGGCAGAGACTTAAGTGCACTTTCACACAAAAATGAGAACCGAAATAGCACTGTGCTACTTGATCTGCATGAATACCTCTCAGCATGACCAACACAGCACAGCCACAAAACGGAGATGACAGTGTGACTCAGTTTGCACTTCTTGTCTTGTGACTTTGACATGAAATCACTTGCCAGGTGTCAGTGAGAATCGAATCTTTTTCACTAAATCAGGACAAAACGTCCACAACCCAGCCCTGACTGATAATAAGTGGTTCATAGCTGCCTTTTAGTTTGCCTGACTACAAGCTAACAGTCAGTCAAAGAGGGCTTTTCTGGTTTTTCTGTTGGCAAGAGTGGAAACCTTGTACCCACAAACTCcttagttgaaatatagcctTTAGTTCACTGTGTGGAAAATCTATAATGGACTGGAGTGCCGGAAAAGAGTTTTCAGACTTGTTTTTGTGCCTTCAAAAAGAACATAAAATTTCCATTGTGGCTCATGGAATTATAAACATGAGGTGAAGTATCCATTAGCAAAGATActtacagctgctgctctccattAGAAAGCTAACCAACCCTAACCTGGCATTTAAACACCTGGCCAGTAGTTGCAGAGGGATTACAAGGCCTCTTGATGTTCCTGCTACTGTCATTATGTTGTTCGGAAAAAGAGGTTCTGGACAGCATTAGTATTACCAGAGAAGGTCAGTAATTAGATTTTCCCCATGTACTTGATAATTCTAGTCATCTGGATGGTAAATAATCTACACGGCAGTCAAGGGACCCACCCAGTCGAACATGCAGCACATGTCCCATGGTATagcaaaacaggaagaacagtcTTGGGAAGGCCCTATAATGTAAAGACTGATGCTGTTTGTACACAAATACAGTAACTGCATTAAATCCCATACATTGATCTGTACTTGGAAGAAAATTACCCCAGGAAAGGGTCGGGCAATGACAAAATACAGGAGTATAAATTTGTCTGAGACTTTTCCATACCACTTGGTagcttttcctttcatttctgtAATGTAGTACTAGGCCACAGCCATCAATGTGATGAAATAACTTCGTTTTCAGGTTTAATTTGCCGGATTAGCCTGGCGATTTCCTGCTTGGGTATCTGATCCTTTCTCAATTAAAGGTATGCCAGTGATTTTTAGAGGGTTTAAAAAATGAActatcctgacttttagtccccaGTATGAGTCAAGGTCCAAAAACTCCAAATCATACATTCCCATCCAGTCTCTTCtgccatctgatccaactcaccactAGGTGGGGATCACGTGACAGCTCTGTTCCTCTCTTCATCCCACTGGCCAGGACATACAGCCACAGATCTGATGATACAACCACAAAGCTGACCTTTAATCTAAAACCTAAAGTGTTCTGGTACCAAGTGCACTTTAAAATTCACCCTATGCTTGAAAATGATGTTTGTTATGGCCAGTCCATGACCAGCACAGACGTCTAACAGTCACCAGGTTTATCCATTGTCCCCCAGTAGAGCTATAATACCCAGGTAGTACCCTCTCTAGGACCCCACCCTGAGAACTCCAAGCCCTCCTCTCACCAACTTGTAATTGCATGCAGGTGACACTCTCATTCTCTTGGGAGAAAACCAACGCAGCAGCTCTCAGCTGGGGGCTCGCGAGTATCCCCACAACTATCTCATCAAGGACAACTCTCAGCTCTAAAACTGGTCACTGAACTCTGTAGTTCTGTGCTCATATACTTTACATTTTATCTTTGTCTACAtccctatatatatatatatatatatatatatatatactatttaTACTGCACAGTATACATAATTATCTTACTACTgagatttaagatttttttgactgcttcactgtttttgttgtgcatatgacaaataaagaacttGAACTTGAGACCAGCCCCTCTCCAGCAGTTTGGTTCCCAGACCCAAAGCTATGCATAGAGATGAGCTCAACTATGTCTACTTGGTACCGTTCCACCCTCCGCACGATCTGGTTCTTTTCCAGGTGTCAGCAGGCGTAGGTTGCTTGAGTTGACAGCTGGTGCAGTGACCCTTTAAGAAAATGTAGCATATAATTCTGTATATATCAATACATGGTCAGGGTaacgtttctttttttttttttttctgattccacgcatttacaaaatacattaaCCATGTGGACACTCTTCTCGGTGGCATTTTGATTAACTCAACCACTAACAAGATAATGCAAATATTTGATTACATTTGACAGATGTGTTTAACGCTTCCAGAATAGCTTTTGAGTCGGGGGAGCAGGCAGGAAGCAAAAGAAGTAATTTGCAAGAATGTCCTCATTAGGTAGCACTAACAAATCTGAATGATTGGGAGACGTCTGTAGAGGCCATTTGAGACATcgagggaagaagaaaaaaaaaaaaaaaaaaagcttaccAGCTGCCTCAGCAGGAAGGAACGGCTGGATAAACAACTTCATGTCTAATGAGGAGCCAGTCGAGATGAACTGATCACACAGCAAAGTGGAGAGCATGGTTTTACAAAAGTGCAAATTGTTAAAACCCCATTAATGAAATGATGATATTTACCTCTGCAAGCTCTCTCTATTCTCCACTTCCATCTCCAGAcaataggaaaaaaaatatgcaggcaacaataaatgaataactaaACAATTGCATCATGCTTATTGTCTATGAGCAAAGGGGATTATTTCAAATATTCTTGCAACAAGtttgtttgttgatttatttgGCCTACAGCCTACAACCCATCACTGGCTGCACTGTCTGGATGAGTTCGGGTCTGAGCCAACAAGCTTGAAAAACCTCACACAACTATGCAAGTTTGGAATGTGGTGCATGCCATAACCTTTAAACCCTAAATCGTGGAGCATGACCTAACCTTTAACATGTTGAGGTGGAGGAACCATTATCAGCTTACTGGGGCAAAGTTTATttgcttaaaaacaaaacatggtaAGACAAAAACCTGCTTCACAGAGGACTTTTCAATCACCTCAAAAAATTCAGACACACAAGACGTcctgtggtttttaaaaaaaaatttttgagTAAAATtgattggattaaaaaaaaaaaaaacattttattgcatttgatGCATCAATGTCAAAGATTTTGTCTACAAACAGCTGATGATGACTTATGCgagtacattttaaaatattgtgGTTGATTCAGTGACAATTTCAAAAACGTGTTTCACtcaattataaaaaaaagtcaactaATAACTATAAATTGTGGAATAcatatgtgaaaaagtaaaagtgtgcttcaaaaaacaaaagaaatgaggTGAACATTTTATAGAGAACATGAATGAATTTGAGAGAATCAAAGACTCAAAACTACACTTTATGTCATTGCATCTGCGCAGGATTGATCAAGTTGTTTTACTCAACAcatgaatgaacatttttatcTGCCTCTGTCAATAGCTCCTCCTCATGTATCCAATAATTCATCGCATGTAGGCCTGCGTGTattgtatcacacacacacacacacacacacttatctgtCAGCTTCTGTTTCATTTGCTCTGGCAGATGCATCTGGCTCCTTCCAGTTCAGGCAGATTCCCAGGCCCGAGTCAGGCCAATCACAACCTGACATTTGGCAGGTTTGATACGATACGATACCCCACTGAGGCATTTTCATATTCAACCACGATGGCTACCACTGATGTGGAATGTTCTCTGGAATGTGCTATCAGGGAGGGATTAAAGTAACTTTCTCTTAAAAGAGCATACAACCACACTTAAAGCTTTTTATTGATAAGAAAGATGTGTTTGCAGTATTTCTGAGAGGATTTCCTCTTCCTTTAAATTACGATCAGCGTTACGTCACACACTTCGTTGCTGTTATTGATTGTAAGCGTAATTGATTGAGGTGTTTTGGTCTGTGCTCATTGATAACAAATTGAAAACTAACTGAGAGGACATATCAGGCTACCAAATTATCTGAGTGAGCAATATACAGAATTCAGCTTAATTACAAATACAGTGGAAACCTCTTGCAGTGATCACATTTTTCTGAGTCAAATGAATCACTTTTAGCAGATGTTTATTCGaaccaaatgtttttctttttctctatttttcatGCAGATTACCCACTAATTGACATTTGTGTACGTAAAGTTAGCTTTGCTAT is a window of Pempheris klunzingeri isolate RE-2024b chromosome 1, fPemKlu1.hap1, whole genome shotgun sequence DNA encoding:
- the calca gene encoding calcitonin/calcitonin-related polypeptide, alpha isoform X3; this translates as MTMLKLWTLAYALIICQMCVSQAAPSSEESMSDGVTLSNDDAQRLIAAIKEFMQITSDEQAHQTADRNSLDRPMSKRCTGLSTCVLGRLSQDIHKLQTYPRTDVGAGTPGKK
- the calca gene encoding calcitonin/calcitonin-related polypeptide, alpha isoform X2 — protein: MTMLKLWTLAYALIICQMCVSQAAPSRTSEESMSDGVTLSNDDAQRLIAAIKEFMQITSDEQAHQTADRNSLDRPMSKRCTGLSTCVLGRLSQDIHKLQTYPRTDVGAGTPGKK
- the calca gene encoding calcitonin/calcitonin-related polypeptide, alpha isoform X1 — encoded protein: MTMLKLWTLAYALIICQMCVSQAAPSRTSEESMSDGVTLSNDDAQRLIAAIKEFMQITSDEQAHQTADRNSNATAQKRACNTATCVTHRLADFLSRSGGLGHSNFVPTNVGAQAFGRRKRYGPV